One Brassica napus cultivar Da-Ae chromosome A5, Da-Ae, whole genome shotgun sequence DNA window includes the following coding sequences:
- the LOC106447505 gene encoding uncharacterized protein LOC106447505, with protein sequence MAEEFDESEVVFSEDFNFKRDDENENHMFGVKEMKKTSRIINRTELSRSLPVNVPDNMFRRRYVGKEEDEYSGGGGEMVPPHVIVGRRIQGGEMAFSVCTGSGRTLKGRDLSRVRNSVLKLTGFLEA encoded by the coding sequence ATGGCTGAGGAATTCGATGAATCTGAGGTTGTATTCTCCGAAGATTTCAACTTCAAGAGAGACGACGAGAATGAAAACCACATGTTCGGTgtcaaggagatgaagaagacgaGCCGGATCATCAATAGGACGGAGTTATCAAGATCGCTTCCGGTGAATGTTCCCGATAACATGTTTCGGAGGAGGTACGTCGGGAAAGAGGAGGATGAATACTCCGGCGGTGGAGGAGAGATGGTTCCGCCGCATGTCATCGTCGGACGGAGGATCCAAGGAGGAGAAATGGCGTTTTCGGTTTGCACAGGTAGTGGAAGAACTCTCAAGGGGAGAGATCTGAGCCGGGTTCGGAACTCGGTTCTCAAGTTAACCGGTTTTTTGGAGGCTTGA
- the LOC106447506 gene encoding probable methyltransferase PMT25 → MAMGKYSRVDGKKSSNYGLTITIVLIVSLCLVGTWMFTSSWSASDDSAGYSSTDTSKDVDSVTKNVAEEKKEENESVTENSQVKTDPEESSDEKAEVVEERKENDESSEDGEKEKIVKEVESESDESKEKVVKEAESESDEAKEKEKTQLEESTEENKSEDGNNGTEENASETEESTEKSNKEVFPAGDQAEITKETTTKDGSWSTQLVESQNEKKAQESSVPKDQDSVYEWKTCNVTAGPDYIPCLDNLQVIKRLQSTMHYEHRERHCPEESPRCLVSLPDGYKRSIKWPNSREKIWYNNVPHTKLAAIKGHQNWVKMSGEHLTFPGGGTQFVNGALHYIDFIQESYPAIAWGNRTRVILDVGCGVASFGGFLFERDVLALSFAPKDEHEAQVQFALERGIPAMLNVMGTKRLPFPGSVFDLIHCARCRVPWHIEGGKLLLELNRALRPGGFFVWSATPVYRKNEEDSGIWKAMSELTKAMCWKLVTIKKDKLNAVGAAIYQKPTTNECYNKRPQNEPPLCKDSDDQNAAWNVPLEACMHKVTEDSSKRGASWPNMWPERLETAPEWLDSQEGVYGKPAPEDFAADQEKWKTVVSKSYIDGMGIDWSNVRNVMDMRAVYGGFAAALKDLKLWVMNVVPVDAPDTLPVIYERGLFGIYHDWCESFNTYPRTYDLLHADHLFSTLRKRCKLESVMAEVDRILRPEGTFIIRDDMETIGEVEKMVKSMKWEVKTTQSKDNEGLLSIKKSWWRPTQTETIESAIA, encoded by the exons ATGGCCATGGGGAAGTATTCTCGTGTAGACGGGAAGAAATCATCGAACTATGGATTAACCATTACCATTGTTTTGATTGTTTCCCTCTGTTTAGTTGGGACATGGATGTTCACTTCTTCTTGGTCTGCCTCGGATGACTCTGCTGGCTATTCCTCTACCGATACTTCAAAAGACGTGGACTCTGTTACTAAGAACGTTGCTGAAGAAAAGAAGGAGGAGAACGAGTCTGTGACTGAGAATAGCCAAGTGAAGACTGATCCTGAAGAAAGCTCTGATGAGAAAGCTGAGGTGGTCGAGGAGAGAAAGGAGAATGATGAGAGCAGTGAAGATGGGGAGAAAGAGAAGATTGTGAAAGAAGTAGAATCCGAAAGCGATGAATCAAAGGAGAAGGTTGTGAAAGAAGCAGAATCCGAAAGTGATGAGgcaaaggagaaggagaagactcAGCTAGAAGAGAGCACAGAGGAAAACAAATCCGAGGATGGTAATAATGGAACCGAAGAGAACGCTAGTGAAACTGAAGAAAGCACGGAGAAGAGCAACAAGGAAGTCTTTCCAGCTGGTGACCAGGCCGAGATTACAAAAGAGACTACCACTAAAGATGGATCTTGGTCAACACAATTGGTCGAGTCGCAGAACGAGAAGAAAGCACAAGAGTCTTCTGTACCTAAAGACCAAGATAGTGTCTATGAATGGAAGACGTGCAATGTGACTGCTGGTCCAGACTACATCCCTTGCCTTGACAACTTGCAAGTCATCAAAAGGCTTCAGTCTACGATGCATTACGAGCACCGCGAGCGTCATTGCCCTGAGGAGTCTCCACGTTGCCTTGTGTCTCTCCCTGATGGGTATAAGCGTTCCATCAAGTGGCCAAACAGCAGAGAAAAG ATCTGGTACAACAATGTTCCCCACACCAAGCTTGCAGCGATCAAGGGACATCAAAACTGGGTGAAGATGAGCGGTGAACATCTCACGTTCCCTGGTGGCGGTACTCAGTTTGTGAACGGTGCTCTTCACTACATTGATTTCATCCAAGAG TCGTATCCTGCTATTGCGTGGGGAAACAGAACCCGTGTTATATTAGATGTTGGGTGTGGAGTTGCTAGCTTCGGGGGTTTCCTTTTCGAGAGAGACGTGCTTGCTTTGTCGTTTGCACCAAAGGATGAGCACGAGGCGCAAGTGCAGTTTGCTCTGGAGCGTGGTATTCCTGCAATGTTGAATGTTATGGGAACCAAAAGATTACCCTTTCCCGGTTCTGTTTTTGACCTTATCCATTGTGCTCGTTGTAGAGTCCCTTGGCACATTGAAG GTGGTAAGCTCCTTTTGGAACTGAACCGTGCTTTGAGACCGGGTGGTTTCTTTGTCTGGTCAGCCACTCCAGTGTATAGGAAGAACGAGGAAGATTCTGGTATATGGAAAG CAATGTCTGAGCTTACAAAGGCAATGTGTTGGAAACTGGTGACAATTAAGAAAGACAAATTGAATGCGGTTGGTGCTGCCATATATCAAAAGCCCACAACAAATGAATGTTACAACAAAAGACCTCAAAATGAGCCTCCTCTCTGCAAGGATTCCGATGATCAAAACGCAGCTTG GAATGTTCCACTTGAGGCATGTATGCATAAAGTGACAGAGGACTCATCAAAGCGAGGAGCATCATGGCCCAACATGTGGCCAGAGAGGCTTGAGACTGCGCCTGAGTGGTTGGACTCACAGGAAGGTGTTTATGGAAAGCCTGCACCAGAGGATTTCGCAGCGGACCAAGAGAAGTGGAAGACTGTTGTCTCGAAGTCATACATTGATGGCATGGGGATCGATTGGTCTAACGTGAGGAATGTGATGGACATGAGGGCAGTCTATGGAGGATTCGCTGCTGCTTTGAAGGATCTCAAGCTATGGGTGATGAACGTGGTTCCTGTAGACGCTCCTGATACGCTTCCAGTCATATATGAACGTGGTTTGTTTGGaatctatcatgactggtgTGAATCATTCAACACTTATCCCAGAACTTATGACCTTCTCCATGCTGATCATCTTTTCTCCACCCTGCGGAAGAG GTGCAAGTTGGAGTCGGTAATGGCTGAAGTGGATCGGATTCTGAGACCAGAGGGAACTTTCATCATAAGAGACGACATGGAGACAATAGGGGAGGTTGAGAAGATGGTGAAGTCCATGAAATGGGAGGTGAAAACTACACAGTCTAAAGACAATGAAGGCTTGC
- the LOC106447504 gene encoding protein NUCLEAR FUSION DEFECTIVE 4-like has protein sequence MEIANTKWVAATASMWIESFIGASYTFGIYSSLLKSSQSYDQSTLDTVSVYKDIGANAGILSGLFYTAVASGRSGNGRFFSGPWLVIFVGLLQWFVGYGFIWMAASGVVEPPPVAVMCLFMFFAGHCQPFFNTAIVVTAIRNFSDYGGTAVGIMKGYLGLSRAILVQMYHIFCEGDPANYLLLLAVVPSIFILTMMPFVRAYDTVVPGHKKYLNGLSSISLIVATYLMVVILVENVIGMPRSMKICSFTLLVLLLVSPLLVTVRAHREEKERLLSLDFPVTERSTLLDTPKPNTSNDVDVVMTNDMNVLEAIRTINFWLLFLAMICGMGSGLATINNIRQVGESLRYSTVQLNSLVSLWSIWSFLGRFGAGYISDAYLHSHGWPRPAFITISLVIMALGHIVMASGLLGSLYIGSLLVGLAYGSQWALMPTITSEIFGILHMGTIFYTIGIASPVGSYIFSVKVIGYFYDKVASADHSCYGSHCFRTSFVIMAIMSVLGSLISFVLFLRTKKFYATLVAKRILK, from the exons ATGGAGATCGCAAACACAAAATGGGTGGCTGCGACGGCGAGCATGTGGATAGAGAGCTTCATTGGAGCAAGCTACACATTTGGAATCTACTCTTCTCTCCTCAAGTCATCCCAATCTTATGACCAATCTACACTTGACACCGTCTCCGTCTACAAAGACATCGGGGCAAACGCAGGCATCCTCTCCGGCCTTTTTTACACGGCGGTTGCAAGCGGCAGAAGCGGTAACGGTCGCTTCTTTAGTGGGCCATGGCTGGTTATATTTGTTGGGCTGCTCCAATGGTTCGTGGGGTATGGTTTCATATGGATGGCTGCATCCGGAGTGGTCGAACCGCCTCCGGTGGCTGTGATGTGTTTGTTCATGTTCTTCGCCGGTCATTGTCAGCCTTTCTTTAATACGGCGATTGTTGTCACCGCCATCCGTAACTTCTCCGACTATGGAGGGACCGCCGTTGGTATTATGAAG GGTTATCTTGGGCTAAGTAGAGCAATTCTTGTTCAAATGTACCACATTTTCTGTGAAGGTGACCCAGCGAATTACCTTCTTCTCTTGGCCGTAGTTCCATCAATTTTCATTTTGACAATGATGCCCTTCGTAAGGGCGTACGACACAGTCGTCCCTGGCCACAAGAAATACTTGAACGGTCTCTCCTCCATCTCCTTGATCGTTGCCACCTATCTTATGGTCGTCATATTGGTTGAAAATGTTATCGGAATGCCAAGGTCCATGAAAATATGCTCTTTCACTCTTTTAGTTCTCTTGCTCGTCTCTCCTCTCTTGGTCACAGTTAGAGCACATcgtgaagagaaagagagactcCTGTCTTTGGATTTTCCGGTTACCGAGAGATCTACCTTGCTTGACACTCCTAAGCCCAACACTTCGAATG ATGTTGATGTTGTCATGACCAATGACATGAACGTCCTGGAAGCAATACGTACAATCAACTTCTGGCTTCTATTCCTGGCGATGATATGTGGAATGGGATCAGGGCTCGCCACGATAAACAACATCAGACAGGTGGGCGAGTCACTTCGCTACTCTACGGTTCAGCTCAATTCTTTGGTGTCTCTTTGGAGCATATGGAGCTTCCTAGGCCGGTTTGGGGCAGGTTACATCTCAGACGCATATTTACATAGTCATGGCTGGCCAAGACCGGCTTTCATAACCATAAGTCTAGTCATAATGGCTTTAGGTCATATTGTCATGGCCTCTGGTTTACTAGGAAGCCTATATATCGGTTCCTTGTTGGTTGGGTTAGCGTACGGCTCACAATGGGCACTCATGCCGACTATAACCTCTGAAATATTTGGGATTCTTCATATGGGAACTATATTCTATACAATTGGGATAGCTAGTCCCGTAGGTTCTTATATTTTCTCAGTGAAGGTAATAGGCTACTTTTACGACAAGGTAGCTTCTGCGGATCATTCTTGTTATGGGAGTCACTGTTTTAGGACTTCATTTGTGATAATGGCGATCATGTCAGTGCTTGGATCTCTTATTTCTTTTGTGTTGTTCCTCCGCACAAAGAAGTTTTATGCAACGCTTGTGGCCAAGAGGATCTTGAAGTGA
- the BNAA05G09530D gene encoding uncharacterized protein BNAA05G09530D — protein MPSGAKKRKALKKKELEAFGASPSNKGVNGHGHDEHGSQDEGESDGNLSSPGSQGNGEFWTRGPSPSPLSGLGKDTVKHKTEDAGQEENGVEDKPPKPFSENVTHNTSKVPCKESAGTLETGPADDFVSKVVIPDKNKQVEISDSVQHNSDESEEKHKPEEAKEGSIPGSAAETSRDLKIVRECSEEKSLLPSGPPVGRTSWLSCCGLFDVMAGSGR, from the exons ATGCCGTCTGGTGCGAAGAAGAGAAAGGccttgaagaagaaggagctggAAGCTTTTGGAGCCAGTCCAAGCAATAAAGGTGTCAATGGTCATG GACATGATGAGCATGGAAGCCAAGATGAGGGAGAAAGTGATGGCAATTTGAGTTCCCCTGGTTCTCAAGGAAATGGAGAATTTTGGACAAGAGGTCCATCACCTTCTCCCTTATCTGGTCTGGGGAAGGACACTGTTAAACATAAAACAGAAGATGCAGGCCAAGAGGAGAATGGTGTGGAGGACAAACCACCCAAACCCTTTTCAGAGAATGTTACTCACAATACCAGTAAAGTCCCTTGTAAAGAGTCTGCTGGTACTTTGGAAACTGGACCTGCTGATGATTTTGTCTCAAAGGTTGTGATCCCTGACAAAAACAAGCAAGTTGAAATCTCGGATTCTGTTCAGCATAACTCTGATGAAAGTGAAGAGAAGCATAAACCAGAGGAAGCAAAGGAGGGTAGCATTCCAGGATCTGCTGCAGAAACAAGCAGAGATTTAAAGATTGTGAGAGAATGTTCTGAAGAGAag agTCTTTTGCCTTCTGGTCCACCAGTTGGTCGAACCTCGTGGCTGAGTTGCTGCGGTTTGTTTGATGTGATGGCAGGCTCTGGAAGATAA